In the Novosphingobium sp. 9 genome, one interval contains:
- the gluQRS gene encoding tRNA glutamyl-Q(34) synthetase GluQRS — MIRTRFAPSPNGQLHLGHAYAAVIAHDLARARGGAFQLRIEDIDGARSREDFVDDILADLTWLGLSWDGPVIRQSAHLTRFAEAGERLKAMGLLYPCACTRAEIAAAIAEHGAVLGPDGPIYPGTCRHREVSPEGAAWRLDIARAVALTGQLEWTDEVAGPQIATPQMFGDVVLLRKDLPASYHLAATLDDAADGITLVTRGMDLFAASHIHRLLQALLDLPVPVWHHHPLLVEPDGRKLAKRRGSPALADRRAAGEDGPALAEMLRAGRLPEGLAVSDYSGVPVGARNR; from the coding sequence GTGATCCGCACCCGCTTCGCCCCCAGTCCCAACGGCCAGTTGCACCTCGGCCACGCCTACGCCGCCGTGATCGCGCACGATCTGGCGCGGGCGCGCGGCGGTGCGTTCCAGCTGCGGATCGAGGATATCGACGGCGCCCGCAGTCGCGAGGACTTCGTGGACGATATCCTTGCCGACCTGACATGGCTGGGCCTTTCCTGGGACGGCCCGGTGATCCGCCAGTCGGCACACCTGACCCGCTTTGCCGAGGCGGGCGAGCGCCTCAAGGCGATGGGCCTGCTCTATCCCTGCGCCTGCACCCGCGCCGAGATCGCCGCCGCGATTGCCGAACACGGCGCTGTCCTCGGCCCCGACGGCCCGATCTATCCCGGCACCTGCCGCCACCGCGAGGTATCGCCCGAAGGCGCGGCATGGAGACTGGACATAGCCCGCGCCGTCGCGCTCACCGGACAGCTCGAATGGACTGACGAGGTCGCCGGGCCGCAGATCGCCACGCCCCAGATGTTCGGAGACGTCGTGCTGCTGCGCAAGGACCTGCCCGCCAGCTACCACCTCGCCGCGACGCTGGACGATGCGGCGGATGGCATCACGCTCGTCACGCGCGGGATGGACCTGTTCGCCGCCAGCCACATCCACCGTCTGTTGCAGGCGCTGCTCGATCTGCCGGTGCCGGTCTGGCACCATCACCCGCTCTTGGTCGAGCCCGATGGCCGCAAGCTGGCCAAGCGGCGCGGCTCTCCGGCGCTGGCCGACCGCCGCGCCGCAGGGGAAGACGGCCCCGCGCTGGCCGAGATGCTCAGAGCAGGAAGGTTGCCGGAAGGGCTGGCGGTATCTGACTACTCAGGCGTTCCCGTCGGCGCCAGAAACCGATAG
- a CDS encoding HNH endonuclease, with protein sequence MLRSELIERAARFRSAEDDPSRSLSDCPALVLNADYTPLSYYPLSLWPWQTTIKAVVLERVDIVSSYDRAVRSPNWTMQIPSVIALREYVKPSEFPAFTRFNLFLRDRFSCQYCGSPHNLTFDHVVPRRLGGRTSWENILTACAPCNLKKGGRTPRQAHMPPLVQPIRPTNWQLQERGRAFPPNYLHETWRDWLYWDVELEA encoded by the coding sequence ATGCTCAGATCGGAGCTGATAGAGCGCGCGGCCCGGTTCCGCAGCGCGGAGGATGATCCCTCCCGAAGTCTTTCCGACTGTCCTGCCCTTGTTCTCAATGCGGATTACACCCCGCTCTCGTATTATCCTTTAAGTCTCTGGCCTTGGCAGACCACGATCAAGGCGGTGGTCCTCGAAAGGGTCGATATCGTTTCCAGTTACGACCGGGCGGTGCGCAGCCCCAACTGGACCATGCAGATCCCTTCGGTGATCGCCTTGCGCGAATATGTGAAACCTTCGGAATTTCCGGCCTTTACCCGCTTCAATCTGTTCCTGCGCGATCGCTTTTCGTGCCAGTACTGCGGGTCTCCCCATAATCTGACGTTCGATCATGTGGTGCCGCGCCGGCTGGGTGGGCGCACCAGCTGGGAGAATATCCTCACCGCCTGTGCGCCCTGCAACCTGAAGAAGGGCGGGCGCACGCCCCGGCAGGCGCATATGCCGCCGCTGGTCCAGCCGATCCGGCCGACCAACTGGCAGTTGCAGGAGCGCGGTCGCGCTTTCCCGCCCAACTACCTCCACGAGACCTGGCGCGACTGGCTCTACTGGGACGTCGAACTGGAAGCGTGA
- a CDS encoding DsbA family protein, with protein sequence MTDTLFADPLEWGHGPHVFEVFLEPTCPFSVRAFNKLDAFLALVGEDKATVKIRLQSQPWHMFSGVIVRCILAASTLPEGKAAAKKVMQAVADHREEFEFEHHATGPNRQATPDDIIARIEAYSGVRVTEAFAEPDLQKAIKWHCKYARQNGIHVSPTFMLDGLIDAKMGSGDAIEDWAKALLG encoded by the coding sequence ATGACCGATACGCTTTTCGCCGATCCGCTCGAATGGGGCCATGGCCCGCATGTCTTCGAGGTATTCCTCGAACCCACCTGCCCGTTCTCGGTGCGCGCGTTCAACAAGCTCGACGCGTTCCTGGCGCTGGTGGGGGAGGACAAGGCGACGGTGAAGATCCGCCTGCAATCGCAGCCCTGGCACATGTTCTCGGGCGTGATCGTGCGCTGCATCCTCGCCGCCTCGACATTGCCCGAGGGCAAGGCCGCCGCGAAGAAGGTGATGCAGGCGGTCGCCGATCACCGCGAGGAATTCGAGTTCGAGCACCACGCCACCGGCCCCAACCGTCAGGCGACGCCCGACGATATCATCGCCCGGATCGAGGCCTATTCCGGCGTGCGGGTGACCGAAGCCTTCGCCGAGCCCGATCTTCAGAAGGCGATCAAGTGGCACTGCAAGTACGCGCGCCAGAACGGCATCCACGTCTCGCCCACCTTCATGCTCGACGGGCTGATCGATGCGAAGATGGGCAGCGGCGATGCCATCGAGGACTGGGCGAAAGCCTTGCTGGGGTAA
- a CDS encoding flavin reductase family protein encodes MLRASGECVINVPTADMLDTVVGVGNVSGAEGDKFERFKLERTTSQKVAAPSLPQCHASLECRIHDDRAAERYNLFILEVLHIDARDHPTAPEYAHYVGDGEFMLSGKRVSRRHLFRPDMLGI; translated from the coding sequence ATGCTGCGCGCCAGCGGCGAATGCGTGATCAACGTGCCCACCGCCGATATGCTCGATACCGTGGTGGGCGTCGGCAACGTATCCGGCGCGGAGGGCGACAAGTTCGAACGCTTCAAACTGGAGCGCACCACCTCGCAGAAGGTCGCCGCGCCGTCGCTGCCGCAGTGCCATGCCAGCCTCGAATGCCGCATCCATGATGATCGCGCGGCGGAGCGCTACAACCTGTTCATCCTCGAAGTGCTGCATATCGACGCGCGCGACCATCCCACGGCGCCCGAATACGCGCACTACGTGGGCGATGGCGAGTTCATGCTCTCGGGCAAGCGCGTCTCGCGCCGCCACCTGTTCCGCCCGGACATGCTGGGGATATGA